The Pyrenophora tritici-repentis strain M4 chromosome 8, whole genome shotgun sequence genome contains a region encoding:
- a CDS encoding Alg6-Alg8 multi-domain protein gives MASPAAHKPRRRRKIEEGSLAQVAHGTLDLDQSTNERKPAFPLVAFLWPAKGTVSQWVTIPLILMAVGLFRWTVSLWGYSGYQSPPMHGDFEAQRHWMEITKHLPVSKWYFYDLQWWGLDYPPLTAYHSWVLGVIGSAIDPDWFALDESRALDDPSLKIYMRATVFVSEYLIYVPALVIFLRRYSRLEGVNIWESSIALVAILMQPGAILIDHGHFQYNTVMLGFAVATLSSMVAGRPLWACVFFVGALGFKQMALFYAPAVFAYLLGICLFPRINIVRFLAIALTTVAAFAVLYLPFLLGVAYDVYTGFNHAPLEYPPLMNLAPFAWDMEAWYFPYVLELGQTIHRIFPFSRGLFEDKVANIWCTIHTVHKLHRYPIELLQRLALLATSAAILPPCLIIFFKPKKQLLPLAFAAVSWGFFLCSYQVHEKNVLLPLLPMTLLLGGNDGLLPSIRAWVGLANMLGIWTMFPLLKRDELRVPYFIISLLWAYLLGLPPVSFSTFHEGSRGGLNVFSKMLHTSIYLVMVAWHIAEAFFLPPAGKPDLWVVANAIVGTGGFGICYLWCLWQLVVKSELFGGAKSKKQ, from the exons ATGGCTTCACCGGCAGCCCACAAACCGCGGCGGCGGCGCAAAATCGAAGAAGGCTCTCTAGCCCAAGTCGCACACGGAACTCTCGATCTCGACCAATCCACAAATGAGCGTAAGCCCGCATTCCCGCTCGTCGCCTTCCTCTGGCCTGCCAAGGGCACCGTCTCGCAATGGGTCACAATCCCCCTTATCTTGATGGCCGTGGGCCTATTCAGGTGGACCGTCAGCTTATGGGGATATTCGGGATATCAATCGCCGCCAATGCACGGCGACTTTGAAGCCCAGAGGCATTGGATGGAAATTACCAAACACCTCCCCGTGTCGAAATGGTACTTTTATGATCTGCAATGGTGGGGACTGGATTATCCTCCTTTGACTGCCTACCATAGCTGGGTACTAGGTGTCAT TGGTTCTGCTATTGACCCCGACTGGTTCGCGCTCGATGAGTCCCGCGCTCTCGATGACCCTTCCCTGAAGATTTACATGCGAGCCACCGTCTTCGTATCCGAATACCTCATCTACGTTCCCGCCCTTGTCATCTTCCTCCGCCGATATTCGCGACTAGAAGGCGTAAACATTTGGGAATCGTCGATTGCCTTGGTGGCTATATTGATGCAACCTGGCGCCATTTTGATCGACCATGGACACTTCCAGTATAACACTGTCATGTTGGGTTTTGCAGTTGCAACCTTGTCGAGCATGGTAGCTGGAAGGCCGCTATGGGCATGCGTCTTCTTCGTTGGCGCGCTTGGATTCAAGCAGATGGCCCTCTTCTATGCGCCCGCCGTATTTGCGTACCTCTTGGGCATTTGTCTTTTCCCAAGGATCAACATTGTGCGGTTTCTTGCAATTGCGCTGACTACTGTCGCCGCGTTTGCTGTACTATACCTCCCATTCCTGCTGGGTGTTGCATACGACGTCTATACTGGCTTCAACCACGCGCCTCTGGAATATCCACCCCTGATGAACTTGGCGCCTTTCGCCTGGGATATGGAGGCTTGGTATTTCCCCTATGTTTTGGAGCTAGGCCAGACGATCCACCGTATTTTCCCATTCTCTCGTGGACTTTTCGAAGACAAGGTCGCCAACATTTGGTGCACGATTCACACTGTCCACAAGCTTCATCGCTACCCGATAGAGCTGCTTCAGCGGCTTGCGCTGCTTGCCACGTCCGCCGCTATTCTACCACCTTGTTTGATCATTTTCTTCAAGCCTAAAAAGCAGCTTCTTCCACTTGCGTTCGCAGCTGTATCATGGGGCTTCTTCCTTTGTTCATATCAGGTGCACGAGAAGAACGTCCTACTCCCACTTCTGCCTATGACACTGCTCCTAGGCGGAAATGATGGTCTCTTACCTTCTATTCGCGCATGGGTGGGTCTTGCGAACATGCTAGGAATCTGGACCATGTTCCCACTGCTGAAGCGGGACGAGTTACGGGTCCCATACTTTATCATATCTCTTCTGTGGGCCTACCTACTTGGTCTTCCTCCAGTCTCTTTCTCTACATTCCATGAAGGTAGTCGAGGTGGGTTGAATGTGTTCAGCAAAATGCTCCATACTAGCATATATCTTGTGATGGTCGCATGGCATATCGCAGAGGCTTTCTTTCTTCCTCCTGCTGGCAAGCCAGACCTTTGGGTTGTTGCAAACGCGATTGTCGGAACTGGCGGGTTTGGCATTTGCTACCTGTGGTGCTTGTGGCAATTGGTGGTCAAGAGCGAGTTGTTTGGAGGGGCGAAAAGCAAGAAACAGTAA
- a CDS encoding Nbl1-Borealin-N multi-domain protein — translation MNNITDGITAEAKANMLANLQIEIDSRTEKLRAQCDAQCASMQSRLERRVNRIPVVTRQTTLLQLLKASAPAPPVVVAAPPAKPAPTKKATATATRKARTAPTTGPSSRPASVQEERVKTATKATKPTPAYAKATKNTRAKKRSSDEMSGEDKAGEDKENTDLPIPKKRTRTLTQKPAAPTATVRSTRAASRTKPSAAAHVLSPKTNAANVRKPTARSARPR, via the coding sequence ATGAACAACATTACCGACGGTATCACAGCTGAGGCCAAGGCCAATATGCTTGCAAACCTACAAATCGAAATCGACTCACGGACAGAGAAGTTGCGAGCGCAGTGCGACGCGCAGTGTGCGAGCATGCAGTCGCGCCTTGAGCGACGCGTCAACCGCATCCCAGTCGTGACGCGCCAAACCACACTTCTCCAACTTCTTAAGGCGTCCGCTCCAGCGCCACCTgtcgtcgtcgctgctcCTCCAGCAAAGCCTGCGCCCACCAAGAAGGCAACTGCGACTGCCACACGCAAGGCGCGCACTGCCCCCACCACTGGTCCCTCTTCAAGGCCTGCATCCGTTCAAGAGGAACGCGTCAAAACTGCCACCAAAGCAACCAAGCCAACTCCCGCATATGCCAAGGCAACAAAGAACACTCGAGCCAAGAAGCGCAGCAGTGACGAAATGTCTGGGGAGGACAAGGCTGGTGAAGATAAGGAGAATACCGACCTTCCAATACCCAAGAAGCGCACAAGGACTCTTACCCAGAAGCCTGCTGCGCCTACCGCCACCGTACGGTCAACCCGTGCTGCCTCCCGAACCAAGCCTTCTGCTGCTGCCCATGTGTTATCGCCAAAAACCAATGCCGCCAACGTCCGAAAGCCTACTGCGCGTAGCGCCCGCCCCAGGTAG
- a CDS encoding C-3 sterol dehydrogenase-C-4 decarboxylase family protein has translation MSRPESIQSLGKVIIVGGCGFLGSHIVSFIVKRHPQTQIAVIDLRTTSNRHASPTVSYHDGDITDEAVMKSIFSQVKPDAVIHTASPHFDLKPEIHTKVNIGGTKVLLKAAQESGVKAFVYTSSASVILDPAVELINADERWPLVTGDDQPEYYTTTKAYAETAVLEANRKPENFLTCAIRPAGIFGEGDVQLLPKMIGAYRKGQTKFQVGPNTNMFDFTYVENVAHGHVLGVLALLQTHKVLPTIPLDHERVDGEAFFITNGEPVYFWDFARAVWHEAGDRLPLGSVWHLSADVAWTIGAILENLFWVLGKKPNLTRAQVRYSSMSKYHSIAKAKQRLGYEPLVGLEEGIKRGVGYILEQEKKAGEKKGQ, from the exons ATGTCGCGGCCCGAATCAATACAGTCACTAGGAAAAGTCATCATCGTCGGTGGATGTGGATTTTTGGGCAGCCACATCGTCAGCTTCATCGTTAAGCGTCACCCCCAGACACAAATCGCAGTTATCGATCTACGAACGACGTCGAATCGCCATGCCAGTCCGACAGTTTCGTATCACGATGGTGATATCACCGACGAAGCGGTAATGAAGTCGATATTTTCTCAAGTCAAGCCTGACGCTGTCATTCACACTGCCTCTCCTCACTTCGATCTGAAGCCCGAGATTCACACAAAGGTCAACATAGGAGGCACCAAGGTCCTGCTGAAAGCTGCCCAAGAATCTGGCGTAAAGGCATTCGTCTACACGAGCTCAGCAAGCGTCATTCTCGATCCCGCAGTTGAGCTCATCAATGCGGACGAGAGGTGGCCGCTTGTCACTGGCGACGACCAGCCCGAGTACTACACGACAACAAAG GCATATGCGGAGACAGCTGTGCTCGAAGCCAACCGCAAGCCTGAGAACTTCCTGACCTGCGCCATCCGTCCTGCAGGTATCTTCGGCGAGGGCGATGTACAATTACTCCCCAAGATGATTGGCGCGTACCGCAAGGGACAGACCAAATTCCAGGTCGGACCCAACACGAACATGTTCGACTTCACTTACGTGGAGAACGTTGCGCATGGCCATGTCCTCGGTGTCCTTGCACTCCTCCAAACCCACAAGGTCCTGCCTACAATTCCTCTAGACCACGAGCGCGTCGATGGCGAAGCCTTCTTCATCACCAACGGCGAGCCTGTATACTTCTGGGACTTTGCGCGCGCGGTATGGCATGAGGCAGGTGATCGTTTGCCTTTGGGCAGTGTATGGCATCTCAGCGCCGACGTGGCCTGGACAATTGGAGCGATTCTAGAGAACCTCTTTTGGGTACTTGGGAAGAAGCCGAACCTGACCAGGGCTCAGGTCAGGTACAGCAGCATGTCAAAGTACCACAGCATTGCCAAGGCGAAACAGCGGTTGGGATACGAACCACTTGTTGGTCTGGAGGAGGGTATCAAGAGAGGCGTAGGATATATTCTGGAAcaggagaagaaggctggCGAGAAGAAGGGTCAGTAG
- a CDS encoding RPN10, 26S proteasome regulatory complex, subunit RPN10-PSMD4, which yields MVLEASMIVVDNSEASRNGDYVPSRWEAQQDAVNMIFSAKTGANPESSVGLMSMGGNTPEILTTLTTDIGKVLDGLHRTKIKGSSHFVTGINVAALALKHRQNKSQKQRIVIFNCSPIEEDEKNLVKLAKKMKKSGISIDIIAFGELSDDTTRKLQAFSDNVQSAEGSYLATIPPSANLLSDSLITTPIVGGEGASSGGGDSGSGGGGGGPSGGNDFEFGVDPSVDPELALALRMSFEEEKARQEKDKKAKEAAEGKSELEPVAEGDEKQPLLDDQGQSSGRGSKDKKKDDDPDKMDTA from the exons ATGGTGTTGGAAGCTTCCATGATAGT CGTTGACAACAGCGAAGCTAGTCGAAATGGCGATTATGTACCCTCGCGATGGGAAGCACAACAGGATGCCGTGAACATGATCTTCTCTGCAAAGACTGGTGCAAACCCAGAGTCATCTGTCGGTCTGATGAGCATGGGCGGCAACACCCCAGAGATCCTCACGACCCTGACAACGGACATTGGCAAGGTGTTGGATGGTCTGCACAGGACGAAGATAAAGGGTAGCTCACACTTTGTGACAGGCATCAATGTAGCGGCT CTGGCCCTCAAGCACAGACAGAACAAGTCGCAGAAGCAGCGGATAGTCATATTCAACTGCAGCCCCATTGAGGAAGACGAGAAGAACCTGGTGAAGCTCgcgaagaagatgaagaagagcgGTATTAGCATTGACATCATCGCATTTGGTGAGCTCAGCGACGACACCACACGGAAACTCCAGGCCTTCAGCGACAACGTACAGAGCGCCGAAGGGTCCTATCTGGCTACCATCCCACCTAGCGCAAACCTCCTCAGCGACTCTCTGATTACAACACCCATAGTTGGAGGCGAGGGTGCCTCCAGTGGTGGCGGCGATAGCGGTTCTGGAGGAGGTGGCGGTGGCCCATCTGGTGGCAATGACTTCGAGTTTGGCGTGGATCCTTCTGTTGATCCCGAACTTGCGCTGGCACTGCGAATGTCGTTCGAGGAAGAAAAGGCGCGACAGGAAAAGGACAAAAAGGCGAAGGAGGCTGCCGAAGGCAAGTCGGAGCTTGAGCCAGTCGCCGAGGGCGATGAGAAGCAACCGCTGCTGGATGATCAGGGCCAGTCCAGCGGACGTGGCAGCAAagacaagaagaaggacGATGATCCAGACAAGATGGACACGGCATGA
- a CDS encoding RNA1, Ran GTPase-activating protein (RanGAP) involved in mRNA processing and transport, which translates to MAGAKVFSIEGKGLKLTTAEDIEPHIQDLKSNDSVEEIKFLGNTLGIGASEALAKVLESKKNLQIANLADIFTSRLLSEIPPALSHLLTSLLTLPNLHTVDLSDNAFGLNTVAPLVDFLSQHTPLRYLYLNNNGLGPAAGVLVADALTALAAKKEAARKQGKDVPDLELVICGRNRLENGSMAAWAKAYAANKGVKTIKMTQNGIRQEGISHLITNGLAHLTQLDTLDLQDNTFTAMGANALSKAVGNWTELRELGVGDCLLSGRGGIALAAALEKGNNKKVEVLRLQFNDINAKGLAGLASASSTALPLLRRVEINGNKFDEEDPSIEKLRDVLDARKEESGKHADDEEYWGLDELDELEDESEDEEESDEEGKKGDDDDEAGVEVEQKAARQIADDNKAEEANVPQDKDKKVDDLADLMSKTEIK; encoded by the exons ATGGCCGGTGCAAAGGTCTTTTCTATTGAGGGCAAGGGCCTCAAACTCACCACTGCAGAGGATATTGAACCCCACATTCAGGACTTGAAGAGTAATGACAGTGTGGAGGAGATTAAATTTCTAGGAAACACTCTAGGTATTGGGGCGAGTGAAGCGTTGGCCAAGGTCCTTGAGAGCAAGAAGAACTTGCAA ATCGCCAATCTTGCCGACATCTTCACCTCACGTCTTCTCTCTGAGATCCCACCTGCGCTGTCACATCTACTTACTTCGCTCCTTACCCTACCAAACCTGCACACGGTGGACCTCTCCGACAATGCGTTTGGTCTGAACACTGTTGCACCGCTAGTCGACTTCTTATCGCAACATACGCCACTTCGCTACCTCTACCTAAACAACAACGGTCTCGGCCCAGCTGCTGGTGTGCTCGTTGCCGATGCGCTCACTGCGCTTGCcgcaaagaaggaagccgcACGAAAACAAGGCAAGGATGTACCAGATCTCGAGCTCGTCATCTGTGGTCGTAACCGATTGGAAAACGGCAGTATGGCCGCATGGGCAAAAGCCTATGCAGCCAACAAGGGAGTCAAGACCATCAAGATGACACAAAATGGTATCCGGCAGGAAGGTATCTCACATCTCATCACAAACGGCCTGGCCCACCTCACCCAGCTTGACACGCTCGATCTCCAAGACAACACCTTCACAGCCATGGGCGCAAACGCCCTCAGCAAAGCCGTGGGCAACTGGACCGAACTCCGCGAACTCGGCGTAGGCGACTGCCTCCTCAGCGGCCGCGGTGGTATCGCCCTTGCCGCTGCCCTCGAAAAAGGCAACAACAAAAAAGTCGAAGTGCTCCGCCTCCAATTCAATGATATCAATGCAAAAGGTCTGGCTGGTCTCGCCTCCGCTTCCTCAACTGCACTTCCTCTGCTCCGCCGTGTAGAAATCAATGGTAACAAGTTTGACGAAGAGGACCCCAGTATCGAGAAACTTCGCGATGTGCTCGATGCACGAAAAGAAGAGTCGGGGAAGCATGCTGATGACGAGGAGTACTGGGGTCTTGATGAGCTGGACGAGCTTGAAGACGAgagcgaggatgaagaggagAGTGATGAGGAGGGGAAGAAAGgtgacgacgatgatgaggCCGGTGTGGAGGTCGAGCAGAAGGCTGCCAGACAAATTGCAGATGACAACAAGGCCGAGGAGGCCAACGTGCCGCAGGACAAAGATAAGAAGGTTGATGATTTGGCCGATTTGATGAGTAAGACGGAGATTAAATAG
- a CDS encoding Periplasmic protein TonB, whose amino-acid sequence MFTKYTIPTLFTLLTTITATLDPATSHTNSSYPTAPKCAPIKTSRAIQASECSHNTRTSAQTFAVFTQDHKYDSSHGAPYGTCEAYNCSPGTAMKSKQDIWTFFWDKAGVKGQEPGEGMGCIKSPVDGTCGCENSNGKFVYGGSDCV is encoded by the exons ATGTTCACCAAATACACCATCCCCACGCTCTTCACCCTCCTAACAACCATAACCGCAACACTCGACCCAGCTACCTCCCACACAAACAGCAGCTACCCCACTGCCCCAAAATGTGCTC CCATAAAAACCAGCCGTGCAATCCAAGCCTCCGAATGCAGCCACAACACCCGCACATCCGCCCAAACCTTTGCTGTCTTCACCCAAGACCACAAATACGACTCCTCGCACGGCGCCCCTTACGGCACCTGCGAAGCGTACAACTGCTCGCCTGGAACAGCCATGAAGAGCAAACAAGACATTTGGACCTTCTTTTGGGACAAAGCGGGTGTCAAAGGACAGGAGCCTGGGGAGGGCATGGGATGTATCAAGAGTCCGGTGGATGGGACGTGTGGGTGTGAGAATTCCAATGGAAAGTTTGTGTATGGGGGGAGTGATTGTGTTTGA
- a CDS encoding Ubiquitin-protein ligase, which yields MSNQSILRITRELGEIQRGSDLSLAVACRDIDVRHVRALIIGPPDTPYEFGFFEFAVKFTKDYPTKAPSVTAITTNGGRTRFNPNIYAAGKVCLSILGTWRGERGEEWSSAQGLESILISIQSLMSGNPYENEPGFEDANSDYDKKNQEAYVDKIRHESLRISVIERLEEYLGINRERPGVTVYNAEEDYQASREDAPFEPFKDLCKRRFLWYYQSYLARIDEAAKKNKDGDKFEKMPFEGPGNAMEGTFNYTNLRERLVKVFETLNKEMEAWAAEGMSAVRKEMSIANNLQRQYEQIIENYKKQDAITLDLDLVDKNPFVWQLILFGRPMTNLDGGMFRIRLYISPKFPDVLPRVRFEEPVLYHHRVSPDGILCYDAARKDDMRSHIEAIIAAIEDESPAYDPRTLVNPEAAKLFWGTPDDKKMYNRRLRRSAQDSAEYCL from the exons ATGTCGAATCAGTCCATTCTTAGAATCACCCGAGAGCTGGGCGAGATCCAGCGTGGATCGGACCTTTCTCTAGCCGTTGCCTGCCGTGATATTGACGTACGTCATGTACGAGCGCTGATTATTGGCCCGCCCGACACCCCCTATGAGTTTGGCTTCTTTGAATTTGCTGTCAAATTCACCAAAGACTACCCGACCAAGGCACCCAGCGTTACAGCCATCACCACAAATGGGGGACGCACCCGTTTCAACCCCAACATCTATGCGGCTGGCAAGGTCTGCCTGTCAATTCTCGG TACATGGCGAGGGGAGCGTGGCGAAGAATGGTCTTCTGCACAGGGACTTGAGTCCATCCTCATCTCTATCCAAAGCCTCATGTCTGGCAACCCGTACGAGAATGAGCCTGGCTTCGAAGACGCAAATTCCGACTACGACAAGAAGAACCAAGAGGCATACGTAGACAAGATTCGCCATGAGTCTCTACGTATATCTGTCATCGAGCGGCTTGAGGAGTACCTGGGTATCAATCGGGAGAGGCCCGGTGTAACAGTCTACAATGCCGAGGAAGACTACCAGGCCAGCAGAGAAGATGCGCCCTTTGAGCCCTTCAAGGACCTCTGCAAGCGTCGCTTCTTATGGTACTACCAGTCCTACCTGGCTCGAATCGACGAGGCTGCAAAGAAGAACAAGGATGGAGACAAGTTCGAGAAGATGCCATTTGAAGGCCCAGGCAATGCCATGGAGGGCACGTTCAATTACACCAATCTCCGAGAGCGTCTTGTAAAGGTGTTTGAGACACTTAACAAGGAGATGGAGGCTTGGGCTGCAGAGGGCATGTCGGCTGTTCGAAAGGAGATGAGCATTGCCAACAATCTCCAGCGACAATATGAGCAAATCATCGAGAACTACAAGAAGCAAGACGCAATCACACTGGATCTCGATCTTGTCGACAAGAATCCATTCGTGTGGCAGCTCATTCTGTTCGGGAGGCCCATGACGAACCTCGATGGTGGCATGTTCAGAATCAGGCTATACATTAGCCCCAAGTTCCCCGACGTATTGCCTCGTGTTAGGTTTGAGGAGCCAGTCTTGTACCATCATCGCGTGTCGCCCGACGGTATTCTCTGCTATGATGCTGCTCGCAAAGATGACATGCGATCACACATCGAAGCCATCATCGCTGCGATTGAGGATGAGTCTCCTGCTTATGACCCACGTACTCTGGTCAATCCCGAGGCCGCGAAACTTTTCTGGGGCACACCGGATGACAAGAAGATGTACAACCGTCGCTTGAGGCGCTCTGCGCAAGATAGTGCAGA GTACTGCTTGTAG
- a CDS encoding ProP, Permease major facilitator superfamily: MLGFHRRTRSLIPVKDLGKYDIVATIEEEEEDERELEEETEAQNTPDGEDRARRAQLMLVYFVFLAEAIMASSVQPQLAMLLSSTDYCGTLSSSYLQSILDCAYAFGGTTGLFWGYLADRMGRRRVTLIGLWSMVVCCLSMGFATGLVSCVIFRFVAGMVSSAIVCTTLTMIGDLSRSAEERARNVARLPSISLGGSVGPLMQLMVSDSLQAYNMVWQDFPTLGSELACGSLLFVIAMFASVFLKETLPLHSERSADPADMDCEKSAFLRRGSEDTNITLVDFVRPEPITISQFLQAPSLMVLLSSFCLLSLHASTFDVVLPHLGHSSTDQGGMGIPCELISVVVLGARGLASMVLFYAIPYATEKYGLLKLYRSVSAFLPATYIIAPLLAFLVTCSGIEPIVSAFSIFCKHLLSGAATVLVSLLVLNTTPDAFSAGTVVGMMQVASLFKAFAVAVSGTSYYFSDGVSVQTTNLALWSCLALFGFVGAGLAWFVRERPSVEKDFPSEVLCWETCFDADAEKQFELDASDAETV; the protein is encoded by the exons ATGTTGGGATTTCACAGAAGAACGCGGTCTTTGATACCGGTCAAGGACCTGGGCAAATATGACATAGTGGCTACGatcgaggaagaggaggaggatgaaCGGGAACTTGAGGAAGAGACGGAGGCGCAGAATACGCCGGATGGTGAGGACAGGGCGCGACGGGCGCAACTCATGCTGGTCTACTTTGTCTTCCTTGCTGAGGC AATCATGGCTTCCAGTGTCCAGCCACAGCTCGCTATGCTCCTCTCGTCAACAGACTACTGCGGGACCCTCTCGTCGTCATACCTCCAGAGCATCCTCGACTGCGCATACGCCTTTGGCGGAACAACAGGCCTCTTCTGGGGCTACCTCGCTGATCGCATGGGAAGGCGGCGCGTCACACTCATTGGGCTCTGGAGTATGGTCGTCTGCTGCTTGAGCATGGGCTTTGCGACTGGCCTAGTGAGCTGCGTCATCTTCCGTTTCGTTGCGGGTATGGTCAGTTCAGCCATCGTATGCACAACCCTCACCATGATTGGGGACCTCAGCAGATCAGCGGAAGAGAGAGCCAGGAACGTCGCTCGGCTGCCGTCGATCTCCCTGGGTGGCTCCGTCGGCCCACTCATGCAACTTATGGTGTCAGATAGCCTTCAGGCATACAACATGGTATGGCAGGACTTCCCAACCCTGGGCTCAGAGTTGGCATGCGGCAGCCTCTTGTTCGTCATTGCAATGTTCGCCAGCGTCTTCCTCAAGGAGACACTACCCCTTCACAGCGAACGCTCTGCAGACCCAGCCGACATGGACTGCGAAAAATCAGCCTTCCTCCGCCGCGGCTCCGAAGACACAAACATTACACTCGTCGACTTTGTCCGCCCAGAACCCATCACCATCTCTCAGTTCCTCCAAGCGCCCTCCCTTATGGTCCTCCTATCATCCTTCTGCCTTCTCTCCCTCCACGCATCAACCTTTGACGTCGTCCTCCCCCATCTCGGCCACAGCAGCACCGACCAAGGCGGCATGGGCATCCCCTGCGAACTCATCAGCGTCGTCGTCCTAGGCGCCCGCGGCCTCGCCAGCATGGTCCTCTTCTATGCCATCCCCTACGCCACGGAAAAATACGGTCTCCTAAAACTCTACCGCTCAGTCTCCGCTTTCCTCCCGGCAACATACATCATCGCACCCCTCCTCGCCTTCCTCGTCACCTGCTCCGGCATCGAGCCCATCGTCTCCGCCTTTTCAATCTTCTGCAAACACCTCCTCAGCGGCGCAGCTACAGTCCTCGTCTCTCTTCTCGTTCTCAACACCACTCCAGACGCCTTCTCAGCCGGCACCGTCGTCGGCATGATGCAAGTCGCCAGCCTCTTCAAGGCTTTCGCCGTCGCTGTTAGCGGCACAAGCTACTATTTCAGCGATGGCGTTAGCGTCCAAACTACCAATCTGGCCCTGTGGTCTTGCCTCGCTCTCTTCGGTTTCGTTGGCGCCGGCCTGGCTTGGTTCGTGCGCGAGAGGCCGAGCGTCGAGAAAGACTTCCCAAGTGAGGTCTTGTGCTGGGAGACGTGCTTTGATGCCGATGCCGAGAAGCAGTTTGAACTCGATGCTAGCGATGCAGAAACTGTATGA
- a CDS encoding TPA cytochrome c oxidase copper chaperone Cox17 translates to MSSAPPTAANMGADLKNTAAPAKVKVPIAISGNFKKFTLTSHKPCCVCTDEKAKRDECMLFSTSNDAQKECADLVGQYKQCMAGYGFKI, encoded by the exons ATGTCTTCAG CACCGCCAACCGCCGCCAACATGGGCGCAGACCTCAAGAACACCGCTGCGCCTGCCAAAGTAAAGGTACCGATTGCGATATCTGGTAATTTCAAGAAATTCACGCTGACCTCGCACAAGCCCTGCTGCGTATGCACCGACGAGAAAGCGAAACGCGACGAGTGCATGCTCTTCTCCACCTCGAACGATGCGCAGAAGGAATGCGCCGACCTCGTTGGTCAGTACAAACAGTGCATGGCCGGATACGGCTTCAAAATATAG